A single region of the Bufo gargarizans isolate SCDJY-AF-19 unplaced genomic scaffold, ASM1485885v1 original_scaffold_996_pilon, whole genome shotgun sequence genome encodes:
- the LOC122924294 gene encoding E3 ubiquitin/ISG15 ligase TRIM25-like, which translates to MASADLRAELDCSICLSLYTDPVSLRCGHYFCRSCIVSALDAQKAAGVYSCPDCRAEYPGRPALEKNRKLRNIVEHFLSAQPDMKETGIFCTYCTKSPVPAVRTCLQCETSMCHEHLGAHNKSVDHSLIEPTVLFLHRKCSTHKEVLKYYCPMDAACICVSCWVAGDHKGHDVQLLDVASEKEKEKLRKYLEELNPQKAEIQTKLQNLQDRQRNIQEKASDKRKNVRKLFMDIKEQLEMAEKKALSEISRQEEKIVSQISDLIKKLEIEEDELSRKMRHVEEMCHVTDLIRLLQEGDITVCGHGDDEDTGGDGGEGRSEDDLDEVLISLTLHRSMRDIVTNVTSELGLHVPDILLDEDTAHRSVKISEDLKTATETEEEQNRPESPGRFLDCAQVLSRCGLSSGRHYWEVEWDQKGECYIALSYPSIVREGWQSGIGCNDKSWCLDMSGAGCAVRHRSVRSPLNVGRRCPRLGVFLDYEAGRLSFYQLCDPIRHLHTFTASFSEPLHVLFCVWDEASVRIIS; encoded by the coding sequence ATGGCGTCTGCTGATCTGAGGGCCGAGCTGGACTGCTCCATCTGCCTGAGCCTCTATACAGATCCTGTATCCCTGAGATGTGGACACTACTTCTGCCGCTCGTGTATTGTGAGTGCGCTGGATGCACAGAAGGCAGCTGGAGTGTATTCCTGTCCTGACTGCAGAGCAGAATATCCGGGGCGTCCGGCCCTGGAGAAGAACAGGAAGCTGAGGAACATAGTGGAGCATTTCTTATCTGCTCAGCCTGACATGAAAGAGACCGGGATCTTCTGTACTTACTGTACTAAGTCTCCTGTACCGGCTGTGAGGACATGTCTGCAGTGTGAGACCTCCATGTGCCATGAACATCTCGGAGCCCATAACAAGTCAGTGGATCACAGTCTGATTGAACCTACTGTCTTGTTTCTACACAGAAAATGCTCCACACACAAGGAGGTGCTGAAATACTATTGTCCGATGGACGCCGCCTGTATCTGTGTGTCCTGCTGGGTGGCCGGAGACCACAAGGGACATGATGTGCAGCTACTGGACGTGGCCTCTGAGAAGGAGAAAGAGAAGCTGAGGAAATATCTGGAGGAACTAAACccacaaaaagcagaaattcagacTAAACTTCAGAATCTGCAGGATCGTCAGAGGAATATCCAGGAGAAGGCCTCTGATAAGAGGAAGAACGTCAGGAAGTTATTTATGGACATTAAGGAACAACTGGAAATGGCAGAAAAGAAAGCGCTGAGCGAGATCTCCAGGCAGGAGGAGAAGATTGTGTCCCAGATATCTGATCTGATCAAGAAGCTGGAAATAGAGGAGGACGAGCTGTCCAGGAAGATGCGTCACGTGGAGGAGATGTGTCATGTTACCGACCTAATAAGACTCCTACAAGAAGGTGACATTACAGTATGTGgtcatggagatgatgaggacacAGGGGGAGATGGTGGAGAGGGCAGGTCTGAGGATGATCTGGATGAGGTTCTGATCTCACTGACCTTACACCGATCTATGAGGGATATTGTCACCAATGTCACATCAGAGCTCGGGCTTCATGTTCCAGACATATTGCTGGATGAGGACACTGCTCATAGATCTGTGAAGATATCAGAAGATCTGAAAACAGCAACAGAAACAGAAGAAGAACAGAACAGACCAGAATCACCAGGAAGGTTCCTAGATTGTGCCCAGGTGTTAAGCAGATGTGGCCTCTCCTCAGGAAGACATTACTGGGAGGTAGAGTGGGACCAGAAAGGAGAATGTTACATCGCACTGTCCTATCCCAGTATAGTAAGGGAAGGATGGCAGTCTGGTATTGGATGTAATGATAAATCTTGGTGTCTGGATATGTCTGGTGCAGGATGTGCAGTGCGTCATCGCTCAGTCAGATCCCCCCTCAATGTAGGTAGAAGATGTCCTAGACTTGGGGTCTTCTTAGACTATGAGGCCGGGCGTCTGTCCTTCTATCAGCTGTGTGACCCCATCAGACACTTGCACACCTTCACCGCCTCCTTCTCTGAACCCCTACATGTTCTCTTCTGTGTGTGGGATGAAGCCTCTGTTAGAATAATAAGCTGA